The Bradyrhizobium sp. WBAH42 genome includes a window with the following:
- a CDS encoding ABC transporter permease — MAEPKPQNAVSKLLNAAWVRPFLFLVFIVVAWDLAIRIFKIPAYQIPSPLDVVAVLRTEWPELLRQSWPTTYATVCGFLLSALFGIPVAMLIAGSKTVESYVYPLLVFSQSVPKIAIAPLFVVWFGFGIIPKVISAFLLGFFPVVVSAVQGFKSVDPDMVDLARAMQGSRLQVFRAVNLPHALPAIFSGLKVSVTLAVVGAVVGEFVGSNSGIGYVMQRSIGTFDLPTMFAALVILALLGVVLFWIVDRIEKLVIPWHVSQREDVIFAS; from the coding sequence TTGGCCGAGCCGAAGCCGCAAAACGCTGTTTCCAAGCTGCTGAATGCGGCCTGGGTTCGGCCGTTCTTGTTCCTGGTCTTCATCGTCGTCGCCTGGGATCTCGCGATCCGGATCTTCAAGATTCCCGCCTACCAGATCCCGTCGCCGCTCGACGTCGTCGCGGTGCTGCGCACCGAATGGCCGGAGCTGCTGCGCCAGTCCTGGCCGACCACCTATGCAACCGTCTGCGGCTTCCTGCTGTCGGCGCTGTTCGGCATTCCCGTCGCGATGCTGATCGCGGGGTCGAAGACGGTGGAGAGCTACGTCTATCCGCTGCTGGTGTTCTCGCAATCCGTGCCGAAGATCGCGATTGCGCCGCTGTTCGTGGTCTGGTTCGGCTTCGGTATCATTCCAAAGGTGATCTCGGCCTTCCTGCTCGGCTTCTTCCCGGTGGTGGTCTCCGCGGTGCAGGGTTTCAAGTCGGTCGACCCCGACATGGTCGATCTCGCCCGCGCCATGCAGGGCAGCCGCCTGCAGGTGTTCCGCGCGGTGAACCTGCCGCATGCGCTGCCCGCGATCTTCTCCGGCCTCAAAGTCTCGGTGACGCTCGCCGTCGTCGGCGCGGTGGTCGGCGAGTTCGTCGGCTCCAATTCCGGCATCGGCTATGTGATGCAGCGCTCGATCGGTACGTTCGACCTGCCGACGATGTTTGCGGCGCTGGTGATCCTCGCGCTGCTCGGCGTGGTCCTGTTCTGGATCGTCGACCGGATCGAGAAGCTGGTCATTCCCTGGCATGTCAGCCAGCGCGAAGACGTGATCTTTGCATCCTGA
- a CDS encoding ABC transporter substrate-binding protein yields the protein MRKWIGAASVALLAFAAMPAQAADKVVLMLNWYVYGEHAPFYYGKAKGIYAAEGIELEIQEGRGSAATTQAVAAKTADFGYVDVPTMMRAAIKGAPVVATGVLLQTSPMSAMGFADKNIRKPEDIKGKTVAITPADSMTQIWPLFLKKTGLKESDFQTVAGDGQTKLNAVINGQADLLLGYVMDQSMKIKDATGKDVYPIKFADYGINMVSSGIIANADYVKANADLVRRFMSATTKAVEAAEKEPKAAAQSILDANPKGGKIDTLTQGFELTIPLYRTAETKGKRPFQVTDQNMAETVNLLVEYGGLDAKAKENPKAFYTNDYLPKSGS from the coding sequence ATGAGGAAGTGGATTGGGGCTGCATCCGTGGCACTGCTGGCGTTCGCAGCCATGCCGGCGCAGGCCGCCGACAAGGTCGTGCTGATGCTGAACTGGTACGTCTATGGCGAGCACGCGCCGTTCTATTACGGTAAGGCCAAGGGCATCTACGCGGCCGAAGGCATCGAGCTCGAGATCCAGGAAGGCCGCGGCTCGGCTGCGACCACGCAGGCCGTCGCCGCCAAGACCGCCGATTTCGGCTATGTCGACGTCCCCACCATGATGCGCGCCGCGATCAAGGGCGCGCCGGTGGTCGCGACCGGCGTGCTGCTGCAGACCTCGCCGATGTCCGCCATGGGCTTCGCCGACAAGAACATCAGGAAGCCCGAAGACATCAAGGGGAAGACGGTGGCGATCACGCCAGCGGATTCCATGACGCAGATCTGGCCGTTGTTCCTGAAGAAGACGGGCCTGAAGGAGAGCGACTTCCAGACGGTCGCCGGCGACGGACAGACCAAGCTCAACGCCGTCATCAACGGACAGGCCGATCTGTTGCTCGGCTACGTCATGGACCAGTCGATGAAGATCAAGGACGCGACGGGCAAGGACGTCTACCCGATCAAGTTCGCCGACTACGGCATCAACATGGTCTCCTCGGGCATCATCGCCAACGCCGACTATGTGAAGGCCAATGCCGATCTCGTCCGCCGCTTCATGTCGGCAACGACGAAAGCGGTCGAGGCCGCCGAGAAGGAGCCGAAGGCCGCGGCGCAGTCGATCCTCGATGCCAACCCGAAGGGCGGCAAGATCGACACGCTGACGCAGGGCTTTGAGCTGACCATTCCGCTGTACCGGACCGCGGAGACCAAGGGCAAGCGGCCGTTCCAGGTCACCGACCAGAACATGGCCGAGACCGTCAATCTGCTGGTCGAATATGGCGGGCTCGATGCCAAGGCCAAGGAGAACCCGAAGGCCTTCTATACCAACGATTACCTGCCGAAGAGCGGCTCGTGA
- a CDS encoding ABC transporter ATP-binding protein: protein MIPKKADQADQPAAHLRLVSDRAGDGSGIKLSGVSKTYRTRDGDVPSLRPLDFHINDGEFFVVVGPSGCGKSTLLKLISGLLAPTTGEILVEGEKVTTPHGNVGIVFQNALLLPWRNILGNVMLPIDMKRLPRQEYLDRAKQLLKLVGLEGFEKKLPWQLSGGMQQRASICRALVHDPRIMLMDEPFGALDALTRERMNVELMRIQRETRKTVLLITHSIPEAVFLADRVLVMTERPGAIAAIYDVPLPRPRSLDVMADPVFTELVQRIRKHFFSQGALD, encoded by the coding sequence ATGATACCAAAAAAGGCCGATCAAGCGGACCAGCCGGCCGCTCACCTCCGATTGGTGTCAGACCGGGCCGGGGACGGTTCAGGCATCAAGCTGTCGGGCGTGTCGAAGACCTATCGGACGCGCGACGGCGACGTGCCGTCGCTGCGGCCGCTCGACTTCCACATCAATGACGGCGAGTTCTTCGTCGTGGTCGGCCCATCCGGCTGCGGCAAGTCCACGCTGCTCAAACTGATCTCGGGTCTGCTGGCGCCGACCACGGGCGAGATCCTGGTCGAGGGCGAGAAGGTGACGACGCCGCACGGCAATGTCGGCATCGTGTTCCAGAACGCGCTGCTCTTGCCCTGGCGCAACATCCTGGGCAACGTGATGCTGCCGATCGACATGAAGCGCCTGCCGCGGCAGGAATATCTCGATCGTGCCAAGCAGCTGTTGAAGCTGGTCGGCCTCGAAGGCTTCGAGAAGAAATTGCCCTGGCAGCTCTCCGGCGGCATGCAGCAGCGCGCCTCGATCTGCCGTGCGCTGGTGCATGATCCCAGGATCATGCTGATGGACGAGCCGTTCGGCGCGCTCGATGCGCTGACGCGCGAGCGCATGAATGTCGAATTGATGCGGATCCAGCGCGAGACCAGGAAGACGGTGCTTCTGATCACGCACTCGATTCCGGAAGCCGTGTTCCTCGCCGACCGCGTGCTGGTCATGACCGAGCGGCCCGGCGCGATCGCCGCGATCTACGACGTGCCGCTGCCGCGCCCGCGCTCGCTCGACGTGATGGCCGATCCGGTGTTTACGGAGCTCGTGCAACGCATCCGCAAGCATTTCTTCTCGCAGGGTGCATTGGATTAG
- a CDS encoding Gfo/Idh/MocA family protein: protein MTTQRLGLIMNGVTGRMGLNQHLIRSIVAIRDQGGVRLKNGDRVMPDPILVGRNAEKVEALAKRYNITRWTTDLDAALADKNDTMFFDAATTQARPGLLTQAINAGKHVYCEKPIATNFEEAVEVVKLANAKGVKHGTVQDKLFLPGLKKIAFLRDSGFFGRILSVRGEFGYWVFEGGWQEAQRPSWNYRDEDGGGIILDMVCHWRYVLDNLFGNVQSVSCIGNTDIPERYDEQGKKYKATADDSAYATFQLDGGIIAHINMSWVTRVYRDDLVTFQVDGTLGSAVAGLSDCMIQARQATPRPVWNPDEKRLHDFYGDWQKLPDNVTYDNGFKEQWEMFIRHVYEDAPYKFTLLEGAKGVQLAECALKSWKERRWIDVAPIKV, encoded by the coding sequence ATGACCACCCAACGCCTCGGCCTCATCATGAACGGCGTCACCGGCCGCATGGGGCTCAATCAGCATCTGATCCGCTCGATCGTCGCGATCCGCGACCAGGGCGGCGTCCGCCTGAAGAACGGCGACCGCGTCATGCCGGATCCGATCCTGGTCGGCCGCAACGCCGAGAAAGTCGAGGCGCTGGCCAAGCGCTACAACATCACGCGCTGGACCACCGATCTCGACGCCGCGCTTGCCGACAAGAACGACACCATGTTCTTCGATGCCGCGACCACGCAGGCGCGCCCCGGTCTGCTGACCCAGGCCATCAACGCCGGCAAGCATGTCTATTGCGAGAAGCCGATCGCGACCAATTTCGAGGAAGCGGTCGAGGTCGTGAAGCTCGCGAATGCCAAGGGCGTCAAGCACGGCACCGTGCAGGACAAGCTGTTCTTGCCGGGGTTGAAGAAGATCGCCTTCCTGCGCGATTCCGGTTTCTTCGGCCGCATCCTCTCGGTGCGCGGCGAGTTCGGCTATTGGGTGTTCGAGGGCGGCTGGCAGGAGGCGCAGCGGCCGTCCTGGAACTATCGCGACGAGGACGGCGGCGGCATCATCCTCGACATGGTCTGCCACTGGCGCTACGTGCTCGACAACCTGTTCGGCAACGTCCAGAGCGTGAGCTGCATCGGCAACACCGATATTCCCGAGCGCTATGACGAGCAGGGCAAGAAGTACAAGGCGACGGCTGATGATTCCGCCTACGCCACGTTCCAGCTCGACGGCGGCATCATCGCCCACATCAACATGTCCTGGGTGACGCGCGTCTATCGCGACGACCTCGTCACCTTCCAGGTCGACGGCACGCTCGGCTCGGCGGTCGCGGGCCTCTCCGACTGCATGATCCAGGCGCGGCAGGCAACGCCCCGGCCAGTGTGGAATCCCGACGAGAAGCGGCTGCACGATTTCTACGGCGACTGGCAGAAGCTGCCGGACAACGTCACCTACGACAACGGCTTCAAGGAGCAGTGGGAAATGTTCATCCGCCACGTCTACGAGGACGCGCCCTACAAGTTCACGCTGCTCGAAGGTGCCAAGGGCGTGCAGCTCGCCGAATGCGCGCTGAAGAGCTGGAAGGAGCGGCGCTGGATCGACGTCGCCCCGATCAAGGTCTGA
- a CDS encoding dihydrodipicolinate synthase family protein, translating into MNKPVQPMSSLSLKLPKTDRSIETYRLAASRTFPAKLEGPLNRIAFSAVHTVADPFADNDPWLSVAVDWDKTIAFREHVWDLGLGVAEAMDTAQRGMGLDWPTSLELITRSVAAAKRRNALVFSGAGTDHLAVEDARSLDDVIRAYEEQVSAVEKVGGRIILMASRALAKLGRNADDYAKVYDRVLSQVREPVIIHWLGDMFDPALTGYWGTGDLDKAMDIAVAIINGNAAKVDGVKVSLLDEQREIDMRRRLDKRIKMYTGDDFNYAELIAGDSQGFSHALLGIFDAIAPAASYALSRLAAGDEAGFHDVLGPTVPLSRHIFKAPTRFYKTGVVFMAYLNGHQDHFTMVGGQESTRSTLHLAELFRLADKAGLLANPELATLRMKTVLATHGIEP; encoded by the coding sequence ATGAACAAGCCAGTCCAACCAATGTCGTCATTGTCGCTCAAGCTGCCGAAGACCGATCGCTCGATCGAGACCTACCGGCTCGCGGCTTCGCGCACGTTTCCCGCAAAGCTCGAAGGGCCGCTGAACCGCATCGCCTTCTCGGCCGTGCACACCGTGGCCGATCCCTTCGCGGACAACGATCCCTGGCTGTCGGTTGCCGTCGACTGGGACAAGACCATCGCCTTTCGCGAGCACGTCTGGGACCTCGGTCTCGGCGTTGCCGAAGCCATGGACACCGCGCAGCGCGGCATGGGGCTGGACTGGCCGACCTCGCTGGAGCTGATCACGCGCTCGGTCGCCGCCGCCAAGCGCCGCAACGCGCTGGTGTTCTCAGGCGCCGGCACCGATCATCTCGCAGTGGAGGACGCCAGAAGCCTCGACGACGTCATCCGTGCCTATGAAGAACAGGTCTCGGCGGTCGAGAAGGTCGGCGGCCGCATCATCCTGATGGCCTCGCGCGCGCTGGCCAAGCTGGGCCGCAACGCCGACGATTACGCGAAAGTCTACGATCGCGTGCTCTCGCAGGTCCGTGAGCCCGTCATCATCCACTGGCTCGGCGACATGTTCGATCCGGCCCTGACCGGATATTGGGGCACCGGGGATCTCGACAAGGCCATGGACATTGCGGTCGCCATCATCAACGGCAACGCCGCCAAGGTCGACGGCGTCAAAGTCTCGCTGCTCGACGAGCAGCGCGAGATCGACATGCGCCGGCGTCTCGACAAGCGCATCAAGATGTACACCGGCGACGATTTCAACTACGCGGAGCTGATCGCCGGCGACAGCCAAGGCTTTTCCCACGCGCTGCTCGGCATCTTCGATGCCATTGCGCCGGCGGCGTCCTATGCGCTGTCGCGGCTGGCGGCAGGAGACGAGGCCGGCTTCCACGACGTGCTGGGGCCAACGGTGCCGCTGTCGCGTCACATCTTCAAGGCCCCGACGCGGTTCTACAAGACCGGCGTCGTGTTCATGGCCTATCTCAACGGCCACCAGGATCATTTCACCATGGTCGGAGGACAGGAGAGCACCCGCTCCACGCTGCATCTCGCCGAGCTGTTCCGTCTCGCCGACAAGGCCGGCCTGCTCGCCAACCCCGAACTCGCGACGCTTCGGATGAAGACCGTGCTCGCCACCCACGGTATCGAACCCTGA
- a CDS encoding sugar phosphate isomerase/epimerase translates to MRDFSSDHRWLSLNTATVRKQGDLIEIIDACARQGIRAIDPWRDQVAAVGLDRAARAVREAGLDLSGYCRGGMFTSDASRRGEVHDDNRRCVDEAKALGAPCIVLVVGGLPQYSRPGSEASKDLVAARGQVEDALADMLDYARQAKLPLAIEPLHPAYAADRACVNTTKQALDICDRLDPKRTGMLGVALDVYHIWWDPELMDQIARAGKDRLLAFHVCDWLVPTKDILNDRGMMGDGVIDIKSVRAAVEAQGFAGYSEIEIFSNDWWGKPMEEVLRTCIARHRTVV, encoded by the coding sequence ATGCGCGATTTTTCGTCCGACCACCGCTGGCTGTCGCTGAACACGGCGACCGTCCGCAAGCAGGGTGACCTCATCGAAATCATCGATGCCTGTGCAAGACAAGGTATCCGTGCCATCGATCCCTGGCGCGACCAGGTGGCCGCCGTCGGTCTCGACCGCGCCGCACGCGCGGTGCGCGAGGCCGGCCTCGATCTCTCAGGCTATTGCCGCGGGGGCATGTTCACCTCGGATGCCTCGCGCCGGGGCGAGGTGCACGACGACAACCGCCGCTGTGTCGACGAGGCCAAGGCGCTGGGCGCGCCCTGCATCGTCCTCGTCGTCGGTGGCCTGCCGCAATATTCGCGGCCGGGCAGCGAGGCGTCGAAGGATCTCGTGGCGGCGCGCGGGCAGGTCGAGGACGCCCTGGCCGACATGCTCGACTACGCGAGGCAAGCCAAACTGCCGCTGGCGATCGAGCCGTTGCATCCGGCCTATGCCGCTGACCGTGCCTGCGTGAACACGACAAAGCAGGCGCTCGACATCTGCGACCGGCTCGATCCCAAGCGTACCGGCATGCTCGGCGTCGCGCTCGACGTCTATCACATCTGGTGGGACCCGGAGCTGATGGACCAGATTGCACGCGCCGGCAAGGATCGCCTGCTCGCCTTCCACGTCTGCGACTGGCTGGTGCCGACAAAGGACATTCTCAACGACCGCGGCATGATGGGCGACGGCGTCATCGACATCAAATCGGTACGTGCGGCCGTCGAAGCGCAGGGCTTTGCCGGCTATTCCGAGATCGAGATCTTCTCCAACGACTGGTGGGGCAAGCCGATGGAGGAGGTGCTGCGCACCTGCATCGCGCGGCACAGGACGGTGGTATAG
- a CDS encoding FAD-binding oxidoreductase, whose protein sequence is MQSMATETFIGNMRGPVIRRMDADYDAVRSLYNGMIDKSPMMIARCADVADVVAAVNFARDNDLQVAIRGGGHNGPGLSSVEDGLMIDMSMMKGVRVDPGARTVRVGPGCSQGDVDHATHIYGLAVPAGIVSTTGIAGLTLGGGTGYLTRKHGLTIDNLLEADVVLADGRIVTANKSENADLYWGLRGGGGNFGIVTSFLFQAHPVTMVYAGPIFWDLENARTVMQKYRDFLRSAPEELGAFVGLKTVPPMDPFPPDHQGKRACAIIACYNGPTEDGKAVIAGLLGELPPPLFNWMGEMPYPALQSMFDPFFPKGLQWYWRGDFVKELTDEAIDAHIEQARKAPSALSLMHLYPIDGAVHRVGKSETAWNTRDATWSMVIAGIDPNPQKAGEITRWTKDYWKAVHPYSADGGYVNFMMEDGDDSRLKATYGDNYDRLAALKAKYDPMNFFHMNQNIRPLHS, encoded by the coding sequence ATGCAGAGCATGGCCACCGAAACCTTCATCGGCAATATGCGCGGCCCGGTTATCAGGCGAATGGATGCCGACTATGACGCCGTGCGGAGCCTCTACAACGGTATGATCGACAAGAGTCCAATGATGATCGCGCGATGCGCCGACGTCGCTGACGTCGTCGCAGCCGTCAATTTTGCAAGGGACAATGATCTCCAGGTCGCGATCCGCGGAGGCGGCCACAATGGGCCGGGCCTCAGCAGTGTCGAAGACGGACTGATGATCGACATGTCGATGATGAAAGGCGTGCGGGTCGATCCCGGCGCTCGTACCGTCCGCGTCGGACCCGGCTGCTCGCAAGGCGATGTCGACCACGCCACGCACATCTACGGGCTTGCCGTGCCGGCCGGCATTGTATCGACCACTGGGATCGCCGGCCTTACGCTCGGCGGCGGCACGGGATACCTGACCCGCAAGCATGGCCTCACCATCGACAATCTCCTCGAGGCGGATGTCGTGCTCGCGGATGGACGCATCGTCACCGCCAACAAGTCGGAGAACGCCGATCTTTACTGGGGACTGCGCGGGGGCGGCGGCAATTTCGGCATCGTCACGAGCTTCCTGTTCCAGGCTCATCCTGTGACGATGGTATATGCCGGTCCGATCTTCTGGGATCTCGAAAATGCCCGGACCGTGATGCAGAAGTACAGGGATTTCCTCCGCAGCGCTCCCGAGGAGCTCGGGGCCTTTGTCGGCTTGAAGACCGTTCCGCCGATGGACCCGTTCCCGCCGGATCATCAGGGCAAGCGCGCCTGCGCCATCATTGCCTGCTACAATGGTCCGACAGAAGACGGCAAGGCGGTCATAGCGGGGTTGCTCGGTGAGCTGCCCCCGCCGCTCTTCAATTGGATGGGCGAAATGCCCTATCCGGCCCTCCAGTCCATGTTCGATCCGTTCTTCCCGAAAGGTCTGCAGTGGTACTGGCGCGGCGATTTCGTGAAGGAACTGACCGACGAAGCAATCGACGCGCATATCGAGCAGGCCCGAAAAGCACCGAGCGCGCTATCGCTCATGCATCTCTATCCGATCGATGGCGCCGTCCATCGCGTCGGCAAGAGCGAGACCGCCTGGAACACGCGCGACGCGACCTGGTCGATGGTCATCGCCGGTATCGATCCCAATCCGCAAAAAGCAGGCGAAATCACGCGCTGGACCAAGGACTATTGGAAGGCCGTGCATCCCTACTCGGCCGACGGCGGCTATGTGAATTTCATGATGGAGGATGGAGACGACAGCAGACTTAAGGCCACTTACGGCGACAACTACGACCGCCTCGCCGCCTTGAAGGCCAAGTACGATCCGATGAACTTCTTCCACATGAACCAGAACATCAGACCGCTGCACTCGTAG